One genomic region from Sciurus carolinensis chromosome 2, mSciCar1.2, whole genome shotgun sequence encodes:
- the Pcna gene encoding proliferating cell nuclear antigen, with the protein MFEARLVQGSILKKVLEALKDLINEACWDISSGGVNLQSMDSSHVSLVQLTLRSEGFDTYRCDRNLAMGVNLTSMSKILKCAGNEDIITLRAEDNADTLALVFEAPNQEKVSDYEMKLMDLDVEQLGIPEQEYSCVVKMPSGEFARICRDLSHIGDAVVISCAKDGVKFSASGELGNGNIKLSQTSNVDKEEEAVTIEMNEPVQLTFALRYLNFFTKATPLSPTVTLSMSADVPLVVEYKIADMGHLKYYLAPKIEDEEGS; encoded by the exons ATGTTCGAGGCGCGCTTGGTCCAGGGGTCCATCCTCAAGAAGGTGCTGGAAGCGCTCAAGGACCTCATCAACGAGGCCTGCTGGGACATCAGCTCTGGCGGCGTCAACCTGCAGAGTATGGACTCTTCCCACGTCTCCTTGGTGCAGCTCACCCTGCGCTCCGAGGGCTTCGACACATACCGCTGTGACCGTAACCTGGCCATGGGCGTGAACCTCACCAG CATGTCCAAAATACTAAAATGTGCTGGCAATGAAGACATTATTACATTAAGGGCTGAAGATAATGCGGACACCCTGGCACTAGTATTTGAAGCACCAA atcaagAGAAAGTTTCAGACTATGAAATGAAGTTAATGGATTTAGATGTTGAGCAACTTGGAATTCCA GAACAAGAGTACAGTTGTGTAGTAAAGATGCCTTCTGGTGAATTTGCACGTATATGCCGAGACCTCAGTCATATTGGAGATGCTGTTGTAATATCCTGTGCAAAAGATGGAGTGAAATTTTCTGCAAGTGGAGAACTTGGAAATGGAAACATTAAGTTGTCACAAACGAGTAATGTTGATAAAGAAGAGGAAGCt GTTACCATAGAGATGAATGAGCCAGTTCAGCTAACTTTTGCACTGAGGTACCTGAACTTCTTTACAAAAGCCACTCCACTCTCTCCCACAGTAACACTCAGTATGTCTGCAGATGTACCCCTtg ttGTAGAGTATAAAATTGCTGACATGGGACATTTAAAGTATTATTTGGCTCCCAAGATTGAGGACGAAGAAGGATCttag